A portion of the Pseudomonas sp. PSE14 genome contains these proteins:
- a CDS encoding gamma-glutamylcyclotransferase gives MTSSPALDGPFYPPTLGVPERFTPQQLRASLDITMGEHGAGPVWLFAYGSLIWRPEFPVAEARRARVHGYHRGLYLWSLTHRGTPEAPGLVLGLDRGGSCSGFAFRLPEENLDANLYALWEREMPYASYRPEWLSCRLDDGTRVRALGFVLERHLPTYAGSLPDSIFQHVLDSAQGHFGTTRDYVEQTAKALRDYAMPDLNLEGILARCCPLRRAQE, from the coding sequence ATGACATCGTCTCCCGCCCTGGATGGCCCGTTCTATCCGCCGACACTGGGGGTGCCGGAACGCTTCACACCACAACAACTGCGCGCCTCGCTCGACATCACCATGGGCGAACACGGCGCCGGTCCCGTCTGGCTGTTCGCCTACGGCTCGCTGATCTGGCGGCCGGAGTTCCCGGTGGCCGAAGCCCGCCGCGCGCGGGTGCACGGCTACCATCGCGGTCTCTACCTGTGGTCCCTCACCCACCGCGGCACGCCGGAAGCGCCGGGCCTGGTGCTCGGTCTCGACCGGGGCGGCTCCTGCTCCGGCTTCGCCTTCCGCCTGCCGGAAGAAAACCTCGACGCCAACCTCTACGCGCTCTGGGAACGGGAGATGCCCTACGCCTCCTACCGCCCGGAGTGGCTGAGCTGCCGCCTGGACGACGGCACCCGCGTGCGCGCCCTGGGCTTCGTCCTCGAACGCCACCTGCCCACTTACGCCGGCTCCCTGCCCGACAGCATCTTCCAGCACGTGCTGGACAGCGCCCAGGGTCACTTCGGCACCACCCGCGACTATGTCGAGCAGACCGCCAAGGCCCTGCGTGACTACGCCATGCCCGACCTCAACCTGGAAGGCATCCTGGCGCGCTGCTGCCCACTGCGCCGAGCGCAGGAATAA
- a CDS encoding biopolymer transporter ExbD produces the protein MAFSTQDSDEVLSEINVTPLVDVMLVLLVVFIVTAPLLTNAIPINLPKTEAVAPPEQKDPLVVSIDGAGKWFINKDEIQPDLLQSNLAAAKAKDAELRVQLQADEGVNYGQVAKAMASIEKAGITKLAVITAR, from the coding sequence ATGGCCTTCTCGACCCAGGACAGCGACGAGGTTCTCTCCGAGATCAACGTGACCCCGCTGGTGGACGTGATGCTGGTGCTGCTGGTGGTCTTCATCGTCACCGCGCCGCTGCTGACCAACGCCATCCCGATCAACCTGCCCAAGACCGAGGCGGTCGCCCCGCCGGAGCAGAAGGACCCGCTGGTGGTGAGCATCGACGGCGCCGGCAAGTGGTTCATCAACAAGGACGAGATCCAGCCGGACCTGCTGCAGAGCAATCTGGCGGCGGCCAAGGCGAAAGATGCCGAACTGCGCGTGCAGTTGCAGGCGGACGAAGGGGTGAACTACGGCCAGGTGGCCAAGGCCATGGCCTCCATCGAGAAGGCCGGAATCACCAAACTGGCGGTGATCACCGCGCGTTGA
- a CDS encoding MotA/TolQ/ExbB proton channel family protein has protein sequence MSLPLNPLESVEGAVIWLLVGFSVVTWALALVKGVQFTRQKSQDKRFQKQFWSATSLESAGDQAAGKPGAGARVAQAGFAAIQVQDHGQPDLAQSINHQDRLERALRQQIQRERRSLESGLAVLASIGSTSPFIGLFGTVWGIMEALKGISAAGSASLETVAGPIGSALIATGVGIAVAVPAVLVYNYFLRRLKLTAADLDDFAHDFYSLAQKSAFRVVALPTAARKPSTGASVKEAS, from the coding sequence ATGAGTCTGCCCCTGAACCCCCTGGAATCCGTCGAAGGCGCAGTCATCTGGCTGCTGGTCGGCTTCTCCGTCGTCACCTGGGCCCTGGCCCTGGTGAAAGGCGTCCAGTTCACCCGCCAGAAGTCCCAGGACAAGCGCTTCCAGAAGCAGTTCTGGAGCGCCACCAGCCTCGAATCCGCCGGTGACCAGGCCGCCGGCAAGCCCGGCGCCGGCGCCCGCGTGGCCCAGGCCGGTTTCGCTGCAATCCAGGTGCAGGACCACGGCCAACCGGACCTTGCCCAATCGATCAACCACCAGGACCGCCTCGAACGCGCCCTGCGCCAGCAGATCCAGCGCGAGCGCCGTTCCCTGGAATCGGGCCTGGCGGTGCTCGCCTCGATCGGCTCCACCTCACCCTTCATCGGCCTGTTCGGCACCGTGTGGGGGATCATGGAAGCGCTCAAGGGCATCAGCGCGGCGGGCTCGGCGAGCCTGGAAACCGTCGCAGGCCCTATCGGCAGCGCACTGATCGCCACCGGGGTGGGTATCGCCGTCGCCGTGCCGGCGGTGCTGGTCTACAACTACTTCCTCCGTCGCCTGAAGCTCACCGCGGCCGACCTCGACGACTTCGCCCACGACTTCTACAGCCTCGCGCAGAAGAGCGCCTTCCGCGTCGTCGCCCTGCCCACCGCCGCGCGCAAACCCAGCACCGGCGCCAGTGTGAAGGAGGCGAGCTGA
- a CDS encoding energy transducer TonB — protein sequence MAQPQHALAPDAFLRHVPGGDLVDLGRPLRHALELGRHVPAKARTLGRREAVLLGLFALTLHGAVIYWLSQQPTPKLPEVPPQVPPMTIEFTAPTPPVVEPPPPEPIPEPVVQEPPPPVVDENAVKPPPPKPIPKPKPNPVAKPKPVPKPVEQPAPPKAETPPPQPAPPAPPAPAPAPLTPPSASAGYLKNPAPEYPPLAQRRGWEGTVLLRVHVLASGSPSEIQVQKSSGRDALDDAAVRAVKRWSFVPAKRGDVAQDGWVSVPIDFKLH from the coding sequence ATGGCCCAACCCCAGCATGCCCTCGCGCCGGATGCCTTCCTGCGCCACGTGCCCGGCGGCGACCTGGTCGATCTCGGCCGCCCGTTGCGCCACGCGCTGGAGCTGGGCCGCCATGTGCCGGCGAAAGCCCGCACCCTCGGTCGCCGCGAAGCGGTGCTGCTCGGTCTGTTCGCCCTGACGCTGCACGGCGCGGTGATCTACTGGCTGAGCCAGCAGCCCACGCCGAAGCTGCCGGAGGTACCGCCGCAGGTGCCGCCGATGACCATCGAATTCACTGCGCCCACCCCGCCGGTAGTCGAACCGCCGCCACCCGAGCCGATCCCCGAACCCGTGGTGCAGGAGCCGCCACCCCCGGTGGTGGACGAGAACGCGGTGAAACCACCGCCGCCCAAGCCAATCCCCAAACCCAAGCCGAACCCCGTCGCCAAGCCCAAACCCGTGCCCAAGCCGGTCGAGCAGCCCGCGCCGCCCAAGGCCGAAACCCCGCCGCCGCAACCGGCACCACCCGCTCCGCCAGCGCCGGCTCCGGCCCCGCTGACGCCGCCCTCGGCCAGCGCCGGTTACCTGAAGAACCCGGCGCCGGAATATCCGCCACTGGCCCAGCGCCGTGGCTGGGAAGGCACCGTGCTGCTGCGTGTGCATGTGCTGGCCAGCGGCAGCCCGAGCGAGATCCAGGTGCAGAAGAGCAGCGGCCGCGACGCCCTGGACGATGCCGCGGTGCGCGCGGTGAAACGCTGGAGCTTCGTCCCCGCCAAGCGCGGCGACGTGGCCCAGGACGGCTGGGTCAGCGTGCCCATCGATTTCAAATTGCATTGA
- a CDS encoding MetQ/NlpA family ABC transporter substrate-binding protein has product MKKLLAAFAAAAAFSAPLAQAADSLTVAATPVPHAEILNFVKPILAKEGVELKVKEFTDYVQPNTQVAEKRLDANFFQHQPYLDEFNKSKGTHLVAVTGVHIEPLGAYSTKFKKLDELPSGATVVIPNDATNGGRALLLLDKAGVIKLKDNKSITATPKDIVENPKNIKVRELEAATLPRVLTQVDLALINTNYALEAKLNPTQDALAIEGSDSPYVNILVARPDNKDSAAMQKLAAALHSPEVKQFILEKYKGAVVPAF; this is encoded by the coding sequence ATGAAAAAACTGCTCGCTGCTTTCGCCGCTGCCGCAGCCTTCTCCGCCCCGCTGGCCCAGGCCGCCGACAGCCTGACCGTCGCCGCCACCCCGGTGCCGCACGCCGAGATCCTCAACTTCGTCAAACCCATCCTGGCCAAGGAAGGGGTTGAGCTGAAAGTGAAGGAATTCACCGACTACGTGCAGCCCAACACCCAGGTTGCCGAGAAGCGCCTGGACGCCAACTTCTTCCAGCACCAGCCGTACCTGGATGAGTTCAACAAGTCCAAGGGCACCCACCTGGTGGCCGTCACCGGCGTGCACATCGAGCCGCTGGGTGCCTACTCCACCAAGTTCAAGAAGCTCGACGAGCTGCCCTCCGGCGCCACCGTGGTCATCCCCAACGACGCCACCAACGGCGGCCGCGCCCTGCTGCTGCTGGACAAGGCCGGTGTGATCAAGCTGAAAGACAACAAGTCCATCACCGCCACCCCGAAGGACATCGTCGAGAACCCGAAGAACATCAAGGTGCGTGAGCTGGAAGCGGCCACCCTGCCGCGCGTGCTGACCCAGGTCGACCTGGCCCTGATCAACACCAACTACGCCCTGGAAGCCAAGCTGAACCCCACCCAGGACGCCCTGGCCATCGAAGGTTCCGACTCGCCCTACGTGAACATCCTGGTTGCCCGCCCGGACAACAAGGACAGCGCCGCCATGCAGAAGCTGGCCGCCGCCCTGCACAGCCCCGAGGTGAAGCAGTTCATCCTCGAGAAGTACAAGGGTGCCGTGGTCCCGGCGTTCTGA
- a CDS encoding methionine ABC transporter permease has product MNEFFVNIDWSEILQASIDTFWMLGGSLLFTIVLGLPLGVLLFLTGPKQMFENRAVYALLSFVVNVLRSLPFIILLIVMIPFTVLITGTSLGVAGAIPPLVVGATPFFARLVETALREVDKGIIEATQAMGASTRQIIWNALLPEARPGIIAAITVTAITLVSYTAMAGVVGAGGLGDLAIRFGYQRFQTDVMVVTVVMLLVLVQILQTVGDKLVVHFSRK; this is encoded by the coding sequence ATGAACGAGTTCTTTGTAAACATCGACTGGTCCGAGATCCTCCAGGCCAGCATCGACACCTTCTGGATGCTCGGCGGTTCGCTGCTGTTCACCATCGTTCTGGGCCTGCCGCTGGGCGTGCTGCTGTTCCTCACCGGGCCCAAGCAGATGTTCGAGAACCGCGCGGTGTATGCCCTGCTGTCCTTCGTTGTGAACGTATTGCGCTCGCTGCCGTTCATCATCCTGCTGATCGTGATGATCCCCTTCACCGTGCTGATCACCGGCACCTCGCTGGGCGTCGCCGGCGCCATCCCGCCGCTGGTGGTGGGCGCCACGCCGTTCTTCGCGCGCCTGGTGGAAACCGCGCTGCGCGAGGTGGACAAGGGCATCATCGAGGCCACCCAGGCAATGGGCGCCAGCACCCGCCAGATCATCTGGAACGCCCTGCTGCCCGAGGCCCGTCCGGGCATCATCGCCGCCATCACCGTCACCGCCATCACCCTGGTGTCCTACACCGCGATGGCCGGCGTGGTGGGTGCGGGCGGCCTGGGTGACCTGGCCATCCGCTTCGGCTACCAGCGCTTCCAGACCGACGTGATGGTGGTCACCGTGGTGATGCTGCTGGTGCTCGTACAGATTCTGCAGACCGTCGGCGACAAGCTGGTGGTCCACTTCTCCCGCAAGTAA
- a CDS encoding methionine ABC transporter ATP-binding protein: MIEFHDVHKTYRVAGRDIPALQPTRLTIEGGQVFGLIGHSGAGKSTLLRLINRLEEPSGGRIVIDGEDITALDADGLRRFRQRVGMIFQHFNLLASKTVADNIAMPMKLAGTYSAAEITARVDELLERVGLKDHARKYPAQLSGGQKQRVGIARALACRPKILLCDEATSALDPQTTGQVLQLLAEINRELKLTIVLITHEMDVIRRVCDQVAVMDAGTIVEQGDVADVFLHPQHETTRRFVFEAERVDEDEQHDDFAHVPGRILRLTFRGEATYAPLLGTVARQTGVDYSILAGRIDRIKDQPYGQLTLSLVGGDIEAAMAQLNAAEVHVEVLRA; the protein is encoded by the coding sequence GTGATCGAATTCCACGACGTCCACAAGACCTATCGCGTCGCCGGACGCGATATCCCGGCCCTGCAGCCGACCCGCCTGACCATCGAGGGCGGCCAGGTCTTCGGCCTGATCGGCCATTCCGGCGCCGGTAAAAGCACCCTGCTGCGCCTGATCAACCGCCTGGAAGAGCCCAGCGGCGGGCGCATCGTCATCGACGGCGAAGACATCACCGCCCTGGACGCCGACGGCCTGCGCCGCTTCCGCCAGCGCGTCGGGATGATCTTCCAGCACTTCAACCTGCTGGCCTCCAAGACCGTCGCCGACAACATCGCCATGCCGATGAAGCTCGCCGGCACCTACAGCGCCGCCGAAATCACCGCGCGGGTGGACGAACTGCTCGAACGCGTCGGCCTCAAGGACCACGCCCGCAAGTACCCGGCGCAGCTCTCCGGCGGCCAGAAGCAGCGTGTCGGCATCGCCCGTGCGCTGGCCTGCCGACCGAAGATCCTGCTCTGCGACGAGGCCACCAGCGCGCTGGACCCGCAGACCACCGGCCAGGTCCTGCAACTGCTGGCGGAGATCAACCGCGAGCTGAAGCTGACCATCGTCCTGATCACCCACGAGATGGACGTGATCCGTCGCGTCTGCGACCAGGTGGCGGTGATGGACGCCGGCACCATCGTCGAACAGGGCGACGTCGCCGACGTGTTCCTGCACCCGCAGCACGAAACCACCCGCCGCTTTGTCTTCGAAGCCGAGCGCGTGGACGAGGACGAGCAGCACGACGACTTCGCCCACGTGCCGGGCCGCATCCTGCGTCTGACCTTCCGCGGCGAGGCGACCTACGCGCCGCTGCTGGGCACCGTCGCGCGCCAGACCGGCGTGGACTACAGCATCCTCGCGGGGCGTATCGACCGCATCAAGGACCAGCCCTACGGCCAGCTCACCCTGTCCCTGGTGGGCGGTGATATTGAAGCCGCGATGGCGCAGCTGAACGCCGCCGAAGTCCATGTCGAGGTGCTGCGCGCATGA
- the znuB gene encoding zinc ABC transporter permease subunit ZnuB codes for MADFLLNALLAGLALALVAGPLGSFVVWRRMAYFGDTLSHAALLGVALGFLLDVSPTLAVTVGCVLLAVLLVTLQQRQPLAADTLLGILAHSTLSLGLVTLSFMKEVRVDLMAYLFGDLLAVSQTDLLWIVAGSALVLGLICWLWRPLLAITVHEELARVEGLPVTAIRLALMLLIAIVIAVAMKIVGVLLITSLLIIPAAAAQRHARSPEQMAFGASLIGLVAVCAGLSLSWFKDTPAGPSIVVSAAALFLLSFVLPRRTV; via the coding sequence ATGGCTGATTTCCTGCTCAACGCCCTCCTCGCCGGGCTGGCCCTGGCGCTGGTCGCCGGGCCCCTGGGGTCGTTCGTCGTCTGGCGACGCATGGCCTATTTCGGCGACACCCTGTCCCACGCCGCCCTGCTCGGCGTCGCCCTCGGCTTCCTGCTGGACGTCAGCCCGACGCTGGCGGTGACCGTCGGCTGCGTGCTGCTCGCCGTACTGCTGGTCACCCTGCAACAGCGCCAGCCGCTGGCCGCCGATACCCTGCTGGGCATCCTCGCCCACAGCACGCTGTCCCTGGGCCTGGTAACCCTGAGCTTCATGAAGGAAGTGCGCGTCGACCTGATGGCCTACCTGTTCGGCGACCTGCTCGCCGTCAGCCAGACCGACCTGCTGTGGATAGTCGCCGGCAGCGCCCTGGTGCTGGGGCTGATCTGCTGGCTGTGGCGGCCGCTGCTGGCGATCACCGTGCACGAGGAACTGGCGCGGGTCGAAGGCCTGCCCGTTACCGCCATCCGCCTGGCGCTGATGCTACTGATCGCCATCGTCATCGCCGTGGCCATGAAGATCGTCGGCGTGCTGCTTATCACCTCGCTGCTGATCATTCCCGCCGCAGCCGCCCAACGGCATGCGCGCAGCCCTGAACAAATGGCCTTCGGCGCCAGTCTGATTGGATTGGTGGCGGTGTGCGCCGGGCTCTCGCTGTCCTGGTTCAAGGACACCCCCGCCGGCCCCTCCATCGTGGTCAGCGCGGCGGCCCTGTTCCTGCTGAGTTTTGTCCTGCCACGCCGTACGGTGTAG
- the znuC gene encoding zinc ABC transporter ATP-binding protein ZnuC: protein MSDALIRLQGVGVSYAGQAVLQNVDLTIAPGEIVTLIGPNGAGKTTLVRSVLGLLKPDTGSVWRAPKLSIGYMPQKLHVDPTLPLTVLRFLRLVPGVQRSQALDALKEVGAAHVIDKPLQSVSGGELQRVLLARALLRKPELLVLDEPVQGVDVAGQAELYRLIGRLRDRLGCGVLMVSHDLHLVMSATDKVVCLNRHVCCSGHPEQVSGDPAFVELFGQDARSLAVYHHHHDHSHDLHGEVVKPAFPAGTRFTPVHQHGPDCNHG from the coding sequence ATGAGCGACGCCCTGATCCGCCTGCAAGGCGTCGGCGTCAGCTACGCAGGCCAAGCGGTGCTGCAGAACGTCGACCTGACCATCGCCCCCGGCGAGATCGTCACCCTGATCGGCCCCAACGGCGCCGGCAAGACGACCCTGGTGCGCAGCGTGCTCGGCCTGCTCAAGCCCGATACCGGCAGCGTCTGGCGGGCGCCCAAGCTGTCCATCGGCTACATGCCGCAGAAGCTCCACGTCGACCCGACCCTGCCGCTCACCGTGCTGCGCTTCCTGCGCCTGGTGCCCGGCGTGCAACGCTCCCAGGCGCTGGATGCGCTGAAGGAAGTCGGCGCGGCACACGTTATCGACAAGCCGCTGCAAAGCGTCTCCGGCGGCGAACTGCAACGCGTTCTGCTGGCCCGCGCCCTGCTGCGCAAGCCGGAGCTGCTGGTGCTCGACGAACCCGTACAGGGTGTCGACGTTGCCGGCCAGGCCGAGCTGTACCGCCTGATCGGCCGCCTGCGCGACCGCCTCGGCTGCGGCGTGCTGATGGTTTCCCACGACCTGCACCTGGTGATGAGCGCCACCGACAAGGTGGTCTGCCTGAATCGCCACGTCTGCTGCTCCGGCCATCCGGAACAGGTCAGCGGCGACCCTGCCTTCGTCGAGCTGTTCGGCCAGGACGCCCGCAGCCTCGCCGTCTATCACCACCACCACGACCATTCCCACGACCTGCACGGCGAGGTGGTGAAACCCGCCTTCCCCGCCGGCACGCGCTTCACTCCGGTCCACCAGCACGGCCCCGACTGCAACCATGGCTGA
- the zur gene encoding zinc uptake transcriptional repressor Zur, which translates to MYKIAPKTPLACRPHDHANCVASALADADALCARQGVRLTELRRRVLELVWASHKPLGAYDILAVLSEEDGRKAAPPTVYRALDFLLENGLVHRIASLNAFIGCAHPEHAHEGQFLICRACKTAIELEQPAISEAIVTGAKSVGFAVETQTVEVVGLCGACAPGKREA; encoded by the coding sequence ATGTACAAGATCGCCCCCAAGACTCCCCTCGCCTGCCGCCCGCATGACCACGCCAATTGCGTGGCCAGCGCCCTGGCCGACGCCGATGCGCTGTGCGCGCGCCAGGGCGTGCGCCTGACCGAACTGCGCCGGCGCGTGCTGGAGCTGGTCTGGGCGAGTCACAAGCCGCTGGGCGCCTACGACATCCTCGCCGTGCTGAGCGAGGAAGACGGTCGCAAGGCCGCGCCGCCAACGGTCTACCGCGCGCTGGACTTCCTCCTGGAAAACGGCCTGGTGCACCGCATCGCCTCGCTCAACGCCTTCATCGGCTGCGCCCACCCCGAACACGCCCACGAAGGCCAGTTCCTGATCTGCCGCGCCTGCAAGACCGCCATCGAGCTGGAACAGCCGGCGATCAGCGAGGCCATCGTCACCGGCGCCAAGAGCGTCGGCTTCGCCGTAGAAACCCAGACCGTCGAAGTGGTCGGCCTCTGCGGCGCCTGCGCCCCCGGCAAGCGGGAGGCCTGA
- the znuA gene encoding zinc ABC transporter substrate-binding protein ZnuA, translating to MSFRPVALLTAACALLLSLPVRAEVSVLTSIKPLQLIAAAIQDGEGTPDVLLPPGASPHSYSLRPSDIRRVRDAQLFYWVGPDLENFLPKVLESRKGPSVAVQDQAGMHLRKFADFSGSNHPDHDDAPDHDEIGHDHDHRPGMIDAHLWLLPANAQVIAARMAEDLAIADPANASRYQANLKAFDERMETLDARLKQRIDPLKGKPFFVFHEAFDYFEEAYGLRHTGVFAVSADVQPGARHVAAMRAQLQKAGPSCIFSEPPLRPRLADTLSQGLPVRLAELDDLGVGVKVDAQGYENLLGNLAGEFAGCLEKL from the coding sequence GTGTCCTTCCGTCCCGTCGCCCTGCTGACCGCCGCTTGCGCGCTGCTGCTCAGCCTTCCCGTGCGCGCCGAGGTCAGCGTGCTGACCAGCATCAAGCCGTTGCAGCTGATCGCCGCCGCCATCCAGGACGGCGAAGGCACGCCGGACGTGCTGCTGCCGCCGGGTGCCTCGCCGCACAGCTACTCGCTGCGCCCGTCCGATATCCGCCGGGTGCGCGACGCTCAGCTGTTCTACTGGGTCGGCCCGGACCTGGAGAACTTCCTGCCCAAGGTGCTGGAAAGCCGCAAGGGCCCGAGCGTCGCCGTGCAGGACCAGGCCGGCATGCACTTGCGCAAGTTCGCCGATTTCAGCGGGTCCAACCATCCGGACCACGATGACGCCCCAGACCATGACGAGATTGGCCATGACCACGACCATCGCCCCGGCATGATCGACGCCCACCTCTGGCTACTGCCGGCCAACGCCCAGGTGATTGCCGCGCGCATGGCCGAGGACCTGGCCATCGCCGATCCGGCCAACGCCAGCCGCTACCAGGCCAACCTGAAGGCTTTCGATGAGCGCATGGAGACGCTCGATGCGCGCCTGAAGCAGCGTATCGATCCGCTCAAGGGCAAGCCGTTCTTCGTCTTCCACGAAGCCTTCGACTACTTCGAGGAGGCCTACGGCCTGCGTCATACCGGGGTATTCGCGGTGTCCGCCGACGTGCAGCCGGGGGCCCGCCATGTGGCTGCCATGCGTGCGCAACTGCAGAAGGCCGGGCCGTCCTGCATCTTCAGCGAGCCGCCGCTGCGCCCGCGCCTGGCCGATACCTTGAGCCAGGGCTTGCCGGTGCGCCTGGCCGAGCTGGATGACCTGGGTGTGGGCGTGAAGGTGGATGCCCAGGGCTACGAGAACCTGCTGGGCAACCTGGCGGGTGAGTTCGCAGGGTGTCTGGAGAAGCTCTGA
- a CDS encoding adenosylcobalamin-dependent ribonucleoside-diphosphate reductase — translation MPVSFWLPHIGFTRAPLCLPPNCQEVIYRMAKTDARPRGADQGVLALQPASQDIWDSKYRLKHKSGKPIDGSVDETWQRVARALAGVEANKALREHWYERFLWALRNGAIPAGRIISNAGAQGHKPATSTINCTVSGIIRDSMDDILQKVHEAGLTLKAGCGIGYEFSTLRPRGAYVSGAGAHTSGPLSFMDIYDKMCFTVSSAGGRRGAQMGTFDVSHPDVREFIRAKREDGRLRQFNLSLLITDGFMAAVENDEDWPLVFPIHQKEHDEVDLEDAEQVVWRDWPIHDDYLVGEDGRVACKVYGRVKARHLWDMIMVSTYDYAEPGFILIDRVNELNNNWWCEAIRATNPCGEQPLPPYGSCLLGSVNLTCFVNDPFGENARFDWERFREVVRVFTRMLDNVVEINGLPLEQQRAEILGKRRHGMGFLGLGSALTLLKLRYGSPEACVFTEEVAREMALVGWEVALELSREKGPAPALAQDYEVTAEMLRKRPEMVDDGYKVGDKVAGRVLHAKYSRYMQRVAEYAPQLVEELAEQGARFTHHSSIAPTGTISLSLANNASNGIEPSFAHHYSRNLIRAGRKTKEKISVYSYELLAYRAQVDNHAVPDAEEEKHRLPDYFITADDITPQQHVDIQAAAQKWIDSSISKTANVPTDYPFEDFKDIYLYAWRQGLKGCTTFRFNPAAFQGVLVKEADLEKTVYRFELEDGSVVELKGNEEVEYDGEIHTAANLFDALKEGYYGKY, via the coding sequence ATGCCTGTCAGTTTTTGGCTCCCACATATTGGGTTTACTCGCGCTCCGTTGTGCCTGCCACCCAACTGCCAGGAGGTTATTTACCGGATGGCCAAGACCGATGCGCGCCCCCGCGGCGCAGACCAAGGAGTCCTCGCCCTGCAACCCGCTTCGCAGGATATCTGGGACAGCAAATACCGCTTGAAGCACAAGAGCGGCAAACCCATCGACGGCAGCGTCGACGAGACCTGGCAACGGGTCGCCCGCGCCCTGGCCGGCGTCGAGGCGAACAAGGCGCTGCGCGAACACTGGTACGAGCGCTTCCTCTGGGCCTTGCGCAACGGCGCCATCCCGGCCGGGCGGATCATCTCCAACGCCGGCGCCCAGGGACACAAGCCCGCCACCTCGACCATCAACTGCACCGTCTCCGGGATCATCCGCGACTCCATGGACGACATCCTGCAGAAGGTCCACGAGGCCGGGCTGACGCTCAAGGCCGGCTGCGGTATCGGCTACGAATTCAGCACCCTGCGCCCGCGTGGCGCCTACGTCTCCGGCGCCGGTGCGCACACCAGCGGGCCGCTGTCGTTCATGGATATCTACGACAAGATGTGCTTCACCGTGAGCTCCGCCGGGGGGCGGCGCGGCGCGCAGATGGGCACCTTCGACGTCAGCCACCCGGACGTGCGCGAGTTCATCCGCGCCAAGCGCGAGGATGGCCGCCTGCGCCAGTTCAACCTCAGCCTGCTGATTACCGACGGCTTCATGGCCGCGGTGGAGAACGACGAAGACTGGCCGCTGGTGTTCCCGATCCACCAGAAGGAGCACGACGAGGTCGACCTGGAGGACGCCGAGCAGGTGGTCTGGCGCGACTGGCCGATACACGATGACTACCTGGTGGGCGAGGACGGCCGCGTGGCCTGCAAGGTCTACGGCCGGGTCAAGGCGCGGCACCTGTGGGACATGATCATGGTCTCCACCTACGACTACGCCGAGCCGGGCTTCATCCTCATCGACCGGGTCAACGAGCTGAACAACAACTGGTGGTGCGAGGCCATCCGCGCCACCAACCCCTGCGGCGAGCAGCCGCTGCCGCCCTACGGTTCCTGCCTGCTGGGCTCGGTGAACCTGACCTGCTTCGTGAATGATCCCTTCGGCGAGAACGCGCGCTTCGACTGGGAGCGGTTCCGCGAGGTGGTCCGCGTGTTCACCCGCATGCTCGATAACGTGGTGGAGATCAACGGCCTGCCACTGGAGCAGCAGCGCGCGGAAATCCTCGGCAAGCGCCGCCACGGCATGGGCTTCCTGGGGCTCGGCTCGGCGCTGACCCTGCTCAAGCTGCGCTACGGCAGCCCGGAAGCCTGCGTGTTCACCGAGGAAGTGGCGCGCGAGATGGCCCTGGTCGGCTGGGAAGTGGCCCTGGAGCTGTCCCGCGAGAAGGGCCCGGCGCCGGCTCTCGCGCAGGACTACGAAGTGACCGCCGAGATGCTGCGCAAACGTCCGGAGATGGTCGACGATGGCTACAAGGTCGGCGACAAGGTTGCCGGCCGGGTGCTTCACGCGAAGTACTCGCGCTACATGCAGCGGGTCGCCGAGTACGCGCCGCAACTGGTGGAGGAGCTCGCTGAGCAGGGCGCTCGCTTCACCCATCACAGCTCCATCGCGCCCACCGGCACCATCAGCCTGAGCCTGGCCAACAACGCCTCCAACGGCATCGAGCCGAGCTTCGCCCATCACTACTCGCGCAACCTGATCCGCGCCGGGCGCAAGACCAAGGAGAAGATTTCGGTCTACAGCTACGAACTGCTGGCCTACCGCGCCCAGGTGGACAACCACGCGGTGCCGGACGCCGAGGAGGAAAAGCACCGTCTGCCGGACTACTTCATCACCGCCGACGACATCACCCCGCAGCAGCACGTGGACATCCAGGCCGCGGCACAGAAGTGGATCGACTCGTCGATCTCCAAGACCGCCAACGTACCCACCGACTACCCGTTCGAGGACTTCAAGGACATCTACCTCTATGCCTGGCGCCAGGGCCTGAAGGGCTGCACCACCTTCCGCTTCAACCCGGCGGCCTTCCAGGGCGTATTGGTGAAGGAGGCTGACCTGGAGAAGACGGTGTACCGCTTCGAGCTGGAAGACGGCAGCGTGGTGGAGCTCAAGGGCAACGAGGAAGTGGAGTACGACGGCGAGATCCATACCGCCGCCAACCTCTTCGACGCCCTGAAAGAAGGCTATTACGGCAAGTACTGA